Genomic segment of Pseudomonas sp. DY-1:
GCGCCTGGCTGACCTGGGCGGACTCCTCGGCCTGGCCGGAGAGCGATTCGGTGACGTCGCGGATCGCCGCCACGTTGCGGTTGATCTCCTCGGCCACCGCGCTCTGTTCCTCGGCGGCGCTGGCGATCTGCAGGTTCATGTCGGTGATCACCGTCACCGCTTCGCCGATGCGTTGCAGCGCAGTCACCGCCTGTTCCACCTGCTCGACGCTGCCCTGGGCCTGGCGGTGGCTGCTGTGCATCGAACCGACCACCTCGCGCGTGCCGTTCTGCAGGCCCTCGATCACCTGGCGGATTTCCTCCACCGAGTCCTGGGTGCGCTTGGCCAGGTTGCGCACTTCATCGGCCACCACCGCGAAGCCGCGGCCGGCCTCGCCGGCACGCGCCGCCTCGATGGCCGCGTTGAGCGCCAGCAGGTTGGTCTGCTCGGCGATGGCGCGGATCACTTCCAGCACCGAGCCGATCTGCTCGCTGCTGTTGGCCAGCGCCTGCACCTCTTCCATGGCCGCACTCATTTCGCTGGCCAGTTGCTCGATGGCGCTGGTGGTCTTGCCGATCACGCCGAGGCCTTCCTGGGTGGCGTGGTCGGCCCCCCGCGCGGCTTCGGCGGCCTGGGCGGCGCTGCGGGCGACGTCCTGGGCGGTGGCGCTCATCTCGTTGGAGGCGGTGGCCACCTGGTCCACTTCGCGGTACTGCTGCTGCATGCCGGCGCTGGTCTGGCTGGCGATGGCGGCGGACTGGTCGGCGGTGCTGCGGGCGTCCTGCACCGAGCGTTTCACGTCGGCAATGATCGGCTGCAGCTTGTCGAGGAAGCGGTTGAACCAGCCGGCCAGTTCACCCAGTTCGTCCTGGCGGGCGTAGTCCAAGCGGCGGGTCAGGTCGCCTTCGCCACTGGCGATGTCCTTCAGCATACTGGCCACGCCGAGGATCGGCCGGGTCACGCCACGGGCGGTGAGCCATACCAGCAGCAGGCCGGTGACGGCAGCGGCAATGCCGAACAGCAGTTCCAGCCAGGTGCCCTGGGCATTGCGAGCGTCCAGGTCATTCTGTAGCTCCAGGGCCGGCGCCAGGAGAGTCGGCAGGGGCACGTCCAGCAGTACCGCCCAGGCTTTGGATTCCGGAATCGGCTGCAGCGGCGCGAGTACTTGCAGGTGGTCATTCGCCTGTTGTTCGTGGGCCTTTCCCTCGCGCTGGAGGCCAAGCAGCACGGAGGCTTCGTTCGGGTAGGCCTTGGCCAGGCCCTGGCCGAGCAGGCCGGCGTCTGCGCTATGGCCTGCGAGCAGACCGGCGGGACTGAGGATGCTGATGGCACCCTGGCCCTCATACAAACCCTGGCTACCGGCACTGGCCAGCTGCTGCAGATTGCTCAGACTGATATCCATGCCGACCACCGCGAGCATCTTGCCGTCCTCGATCACCGGGAAGGTGAGCGTGGTGATCAAGGTCTTCTGGCCCGAGGCGTCGTCGAAGTACGGGTCCAGCAGGCAGGGTTTCAGGGTCTGCTTCGGGCAGTTGAACCAGGTATTGAACGGGCTGCCATCGAGCATCGGCGTGGCATCGCTGATCATCACCTCGGTCGGTGCGAGGCTGTTCAGGCTGCCGCCGCGCTGGGCCCAGTAAGTGGAGAAACGGCCCACCTCGTTGCTGCCGAGTTCGGCGCGGTTGGCGTAGAGCGCATCGTTGCCGTCAAGGGCATTCGGCTCGAACACCAGGTAGAGGCTGAGCAGTTGGGGATTGGCCTGCAGCGCTTCCTTCACTTGCTGATGCAGGTCCTCGCGCAGGGCCTGGCTGTCCAATTGCAGTTTCTGCGCCTGGCGCCGCTGCTGCAGTACCTGGCGGGAGAAATTGAGACCGTCCTGATAGGCCGACAGGAAGTATCGCTGGATGGTCAGCGCCTGCACCTTGCCCTCCCCCTCCATGCGCTCGCGGGCCGACGCTTCCAGCATCTGCGCGCTGTTCGCCTTGACCAGCGCGGTGCCCGCACCCATGCGATAGAGCGATATGCCTATCAGCACGGCAACGATGGCCAGCAGGCAGAGGCCGGCCAGCAGGGTGATCTTCCACTGGATGGAAAGTCGGTTGAGGGGCATGGGCAAGGGTCCTGTGTACTTCGAGTCGGCGATTGGGCGCGGACGTCGCGCGCCTTTGAAATAGAGGCAGATAACACCTTCAACTTGAGTCGGGATGGATCAATGAGCGGTACTGGCCCGGTGTCGAACCGGTCCATTTCTTGAAGGCTTTGTAGAAGGCGCTGGTATCGGCGAAACCCAGCTCGAAGGCCAGTTCAGTGAAGTTGCCTTCGCCGTTGTCCAGCCGCGCGATAGCGAGGTCGCGTCGTACCTGGTCCTTCAGCCCCTGGTAGGACTGACCCTCCAGCGAAAGTTTGCGGCGCAGCGTGGAAGGCGCCATATAGAAGTGGCTGGACAACGCCTCCACATCCGGCCAGCGCTCGGGCTTGATGCTGCGCAGGTAGGCGCGGATGCGCGCCGCCAGGCTCTGCGGGTCGCGGTAGCGCACCAGGATGTTCGCCGGCAAGCCACCGAGGAAGCGCTTGAGGTCGCGGCTGCTGCGGCGTACCGGCAGCTCCAGGCAGTCAGCGTTGAACAGCAGGCGACTCTGCTGGCGGGAGAAGCGCAGGTTGGTGCTGAACATCACCCGGTAGTCCTCGATGTAGTCCGGCACCGCGCAGCGCAGGTCGACACCGAGAATGGGAATGCGCCGCCCCGCCAGCCAGCACATCAGGCCGTGGATCATCAGCCACAAGGTGAAGTAGCTGAACGCACGGCATTGCTGGCCTTCGGGTTCCTCCAGGGTGATCTCCGCCAGGCCCCCGCGACATTCAAGATGAGGCGAGAGGCCGTCGAAGATGAGCTCGAACAGGCGCAGCGACAACTCCAATGCCGCGCCCACCGTGGGCTCCTTCACCGCCGCGCGGGTCATGTAGGCGAAGCTGCCGGACTTCATCCGCCGCGGATTCATGCCGAAGAATTCGTCGTCCATGGTCTGCGCGATCAGCAGCCAGAGCGCTCCATAGAGTTGCGAAGACACGCGTCCATAGGGCTTGGCCAGCAGCTCGGCGGGAATGCCGGCCTGGTGCAGCAGCCCCGAATCGTCGAAGCCCCGCTGGCGCAATTCCAGCAGGGCTTCGTGAACCAGGCGGACTGAGATGGTGCCTTTCTCGGCAGACGTGCCTGTCATGGTCTCCCTTGGTGCTGATTTCCGGCGATGCAGCATTGTAGGGGCTTTACCTGTGGGGGCGAATTCATTCGCCAAGGGCAGCGCAGCTGCCCCATGGGGTTCCGAATGGCAGGACTGTGTCCCGCTTGGCGAAAGAACTCGCACCTACAAAAGAGCGAAGAGTTCTGCCCAACGGCCCTACCGAATCGCCGTCACCTTGCCGTCCTTCGTCGGGGTCAGTTCCTCGATGCTGATCTCGCGCATGCGGAACTTCTGGATCTTGCCGGTCACTGTCATCGGGAAGGCATCCACGAAGCGGAAGAAGCGCGGCACCTTGAAGTGGGCGATACGCTCCTTGGCCCAGGCACGCAGCTCGTCTTCGGTGGCGGTGTGGCCGGGGTGGAACTTGATCCAGGCAACGATCTCCTCTCCGTACTTGCTGCAGGGAATGCCGATCACCTGCACGTCGGCCACCGACGGGTGGGTGAAGAAGAACTCCTCCAGCTCGCGGGGGTAAACGTTCTCGCCACCGCGAATGATCATGTCCTTGCTGCGGCCAACGATGCAGACGTAGCCATTCTCATCCATGGAGGCGAGGTCGCCGGTGTGCATCCAGCGACCCGGATCAATGGAATCGGTGGTGGCCTGCGGGTTGTTCCAGTAGCCCAGCATCACGCTGTAGCCACGGGTGCAGAGTTCGCCGATGGTGCCGCGCGGGACGATCCTGCCCTCGGCGTCGACGATCTTGCTCTCCAGGTGCGGTTGGGTGCGGCCGACGGTGGTCACCCGCAGTTCCAGCTCGTCATCCGGGCCGGTCTGCAAGGACACCGGGCTGGTCTCGGTCATGCCGTAGGCGATCTGCACTTCGCTCATGTGCATCTCGTTGATCACCCGGCGCATCACTTCGATCGGGCAGGTGGCGCCGGCCATGATGCCGGTACGCAAGCTGGAAAGGTCGAACTCGTCACGCTGCGGATGATCCAGTTCGGCGATGAACATGGTCGGCACGCCATAGAGCGCAGTGGCCTTCTCCTCTGCCACGGCACGCAGGGTGGTCAGCGGGTCGAAAGCGTCACCCGGGTAGATCATGGTGGAGCCGTGGGTCACGCAGCCCAGGTTGCCCATCACCATGCCGAAGCAGTGGTACAGCGGCACCGGGATCACCAGGCGATCCTGCTCGGTCAGGCCAAGGCTCTCGCCGACCATGTAGCCGTTATTGAGAATGTTGTAGTGACTGAGGGTGGCGCCTTTCGGGAATCCGGTGGTGCCGGAGGTGTACTGGATGTTGATCGGGTCATCGAACTGCAGGCTGGCCTGACGCTCGGCCAGGGTCTGGTCACTCACCTCGCCCGCCTTCTGCTGAAGTGCAGCCCAGGGCAGGAATGCAGACGGTGGGTTAGCGGCCAGGCTGACCACGCCGCGCAGTTCCGGAAGGCGCTCGCAATTCAGGCTGCCCGGCTCGGCAGCGGCCAGTTCCGGCACCAGGCCGAGGAACATGGCGTGGTAATCGGACGTCTTGAAGGCATCTGCGCAGATCACCCAGCGGCAGCCGGATTGCTTGAGCGCGTACTCCAGCTCGCTGCTGCGGTAGGCCGGGTTGATATTGACCAGGATGGCGCCGATCTTGGCGCTGGCGAACTGGGTGATGCACCACTCGGCGCAGTTGGGCGCCCAGATCCCTAAACGGTCGCCACTGTTCAGGCCCAGCGCGAGCAATGCGCGGGCGTGGCGATCCACTGCCTCGGCCAATTCCTTCCAGCTGTAGCGCAGGCCCTGATGCCTGACTACCAGCGCCTCGCGCTCGGGGAACTGGGCAACGGTGGCATCGAATGCCGCGCCTATGGTCATGGCGAGCAGGTCTTTGTCCTGCCTCCCCCGGGTGTAGCTCTGGTGATTCATGGCTTTCCCTTCTTGTCTTTGTGCTGGGATCGACTCAGATCAACTGGCCTCCAACTACGGCAGAGAGGCCGGGCACGTACTGGGCTTTATTTACCTTTACGTAAACGTAAAGGTAAATAAAGCCGGTTTTCCTGTCTAGTGACTCATTGGTCGGATATGGGTTCGGTCGTCGGGCACCGATGGTCAGGCCTTGACCATTCTGTGGGAGCGAATTAATTCGCGGAGCGGGTTGAAGTCCAGCCAGCCAATTTGCGCGGGGTAACTTCGCTGCCCTTTCGCGAATGAATTCGCTCCCACAAGGTCTGGCCCTTACCTCACGAATACCTGCGTCGTGGTGATCGCCATGTCGCCACCCGGCAGCTTGATGTTCTTGATCTTCTCCAGGCTATCCGGATCGAACACCGCGATGTCATTGAAGGTGCCCGCCAGGTAGAGCCTGGTGCCCTTGGTATTGAAGGCGACGCAGTAATAGGAGTGATCCAGGTTGGCAGCCTTGATCAGCTTCTGCTCCTTGATGTCGTACTTGGCCAGGCGGTTGAGCACGCCGAACATCTGGTTCGGGTCCTTCGGCGAACGCAGTCCGGTGAAGTACAGCTCGGTCAGCGGCGCGAAGTCCTGGACGGTGGCCTTGCCGGTCTTCAGGTCGATGCTGACGAAGCCATAGATGAAGTCGGCGGTGGCCAGGTCCTGTTTCTCGTCCTTGAACTTGGCCGTGGTGTAGAGCATCGAGAACTCGTGGAGCGGTGTCTGGTGCGGCCAGAAGTACAGGACGTCCGGCGCGCTGTAGAGCGGGCGCTGCCAGTTGCGGCCGGGTACCGCCACCTCGTACTTGCCGGTCTTCACATCCATCTTGTAGATGTCCGGCCCGGCGACGAACAGCGATCCATCATCGGCGGCGCGCATCAGGTAGACCTGGCGCGGCATCGGGAAGCTGCGCACGGGCTTGGCATCCAGGCCGTCGCTGGTGCGGAAGACCTCCAGGCGCGGCTGCTTGACCACGTAGTGGTCGCTCATCATCTGGGTCGGGTTGACCGTGGTGTAGAGCTCCTTGCCATCGGGGCTGAGCGCGAAGGAGAACATCGAGCGCACCTTCTCGCCCGGATTGCGCGACAGCTTGGCGTGGAACACGGTCTTGCAGCTGTCCAGGTCGATGCCGTACAGGTCACCGAAGTGGTTGTTGAGGATGAACGCGGTCTTTTTGTCCGGCGCCATCATCGCGGTGCCGGGGCCAAAGGCGTCGGGCAGGCGACAGGTCTTGTACAGGCTGTCGCTGGCCAGATCGACCACGTGCAGGTTGTTCGGGTAGTTGGTGGCGATCATGTATTCATGACCGGACTTCAGTGCCGGGCCTGCTTCATCCGCGGCCCAGGCACTGGTGCCCAGTGCGAGTCCGGCGACAGCGGTCGCCAGGCTGGCGATGGCTTTGAGTTTCATGTGGTTTCCCCTCTTGTTCTTGTCGCCGGTCATTTGTCTTTCGGGAATACGGTGCCGAGGTTGCGCCAGTCCTCTTGCGAGTTGGTCGCCTGGGCGTTCCAGTCCTGGTAGGTGCTCATCATGTCGGGCACCTGGGCCGGCCACCAGCAAGGGTCGGAGCAGCCGTAGAGGTCCGCTTCCATCGGCTGGCAGAGCGAGGCGACGCCGCCGAAGGCGTCCACTTCCCAACCCGGGTCAGTGGTGGCGGTACAACCGGCCACCGCACTCATGGCCATGACTTCTTCGATGCGATCTTCGGCTGCGGCTTTTTCGAGCATTTGCGCTTTGTTGTTGAGCGGCTTCAGATGTTTCATGTCAGTGCGCCTTCCGCGGGGAGATGTAGCTGCTGAGGAAGGCCGGATTGACGGCCATGATGCGGCTGTAGACTTCGATGCCGAAGTCCACCCAGTCGCGCATCAGCTCGCAGTAGTGATAGGTCGGATGAGTGGGGTCGCCGTAGCGGGCGTAGCTCTCGTGGTAGCAGCCGCCGGAGCACAGGTTGCGGATGCGGCAGGTGTCGCAGCCGGTACCGCTGCGGTCCAGGCGCTGGGAGAGGAAATCGTTCAGCTCGACCTGTTTCACGCCACTGTGCACGTTGCCGAAGGTCGGCAGGCTGGAACCGGTAAAGCGGTGGCAGAGGTTCAGCTCGCCCTTGTGGTCCACCGCCAGCATTTTCAGGCCAGCACCGCAAGGCAGCGCCTTCTTGTGGCCCTCGTGGATGTCGGTGATCAACTGGTGCAGGTTGGAGAAACCGATGTTGCGGTGCTCCAACGCTGCCTCCAGGTAGCGACGACCGAGGGCCTTCATGTTGGCGAAGACCTCCACCAGTTCTTCACTGGTCAGGTTGTAGTTCGCCATGTCGCCGGAGGTGACCGGAGCGAAACCGACTTCGGCGAAACCGAGTTCGTTGAACAGGTGGTTCCAGATGGTCTCGACGTCGGTAATGCCACGGGTCAGGGTCACCCGCGCGCCCACCGGGCGGCTGCGATAGCGCGACAACAGCAGATCCACCTTGCGCCGTACCACGTCATAGGTACCCTGCCCGCCCACGGTGATGCGATTGCGGTCGTGCACCGTCTTCGGCCCGTCGATGCTCACCGACAACCCGAAGCGATGCTTGTTGAGGTAGTCAATGATCTCTTCGGTGAGCAGCGTGGCGTTGGTGGTCATGATGAACTCCACCTGCTTGCCAGCCTCGGCGAATCGACGCTCGCAGTAGTCCACCATGTGCTCGATCAGCGGCCGGTTGGACAGCGGCTCACCGCCGAAGAAGACCACGCTGTAGCGCTCCTCGTCGGGCGACTCCTTGAGCAGCATTTCCACCGAAGCCTCGGCGGTTTCCGCGCCCATCTTCTTGCCGGCGGAAGGCTTGTCGAGGTCTTCCTTGTAGCAGTAGGTGCAGCTCAGGTTGCAGCCGGTGTTGACGTTCAGCACCACGGTGTTGAGCGCGGTGCGCTCCACCTTGCTGATGCCGATTTCCGGCGTCAGCGGCGAGCCGTCGCTAACCACTTCCAGCGCGATCAGCTCGCGCAGGGTTTCATCGATGTCCTGCCCGGCGAAACGCCCGGCCAGGCGTTGCACCAGATCCTCGGACGAACAGCTCTGCTGGCGCAGCGCGTCGATGATGCCGCCGGTGATTTCGTCGGCGGCGAACAGCGAGCTGCTCGGGATGTGGAACAGCATGCGGTCGGCATCCACCCGCACTTCGTGCAGGTTGCGTTCGACCAGATTCAAGATTGCGCCCATGGCGACCTCCCGGAAATTTGCCCAATCGTCGTTGCGAATCCGGGCGGGACGAACCCGCCCGAGCCACTGCCGGCTACGGCAGCGGCGGGTTGTTCCAGCGCTGTACGGTGACGATCAGGTGGCCTTCGCCCTTCTGGCCGCCTTCTTCCAGCTCGGCGATCACCTTCAGGTTGCCAGCGTTGTTGGTCATCATCTTGCGCTCCGGGTTCGGACCGGCGCCGCCAGGGATGAACACACCGTCCTTCTGCATTACGCCGGCGAACTTCACGTCCTCGTCTTCCTTGGCGCGCTCGTCGAAAGGCTCCACCGACCATTTCGCCGGCAGGTAACCGATGCGGTAGGGCTTGCCGTCGGCGCCCTTGCCCCAGGCCTCGGCCTCGAAACGGCCCTGAACCTTGGGCGTGGAGCCGCCGTTCTCACCCACGCGGGCGATGGAGAACTCGGGCACCACTTTCACTTCGGCGATGTCCTTGTAGACGGCCAACTCGACGCCATTGAGCTTGCCCAGTGCCACACTGCGCACGCCCGGTGCCGCATCGGCTGCGGCCTTGACCTTGACGCGAAGCTGTTTCGGGGTGACTTCCAGCACCTTCACCACTTCGACACCGGCACCCAGGTCCGGAGTACCGGAAAGGCCACTGCCCACCAAGGTCAGTTCCGCTTCGCTGCCAGCCTTGATGAAGGCGGGCTGCACGGCCAGCAGCTTGGCACTGCCTTCCTTGGCGGCGCTGAAGTCCAGGCCACGCTCATCATGCTCGGCCTCGAACATGCGACCTTTCATCTCGCCGTTCAGGGCAGCGAATACCTGGCGCAGGTTGGTCTCGCCAACCTTCACGTTGCCGCGCCACTCGTAGCCGTTGTAGAGAATGGCCGAGCCACTGCCGTTGAACGGCGTGCCGTCGGCGTACTGGCCTTTCACCTCGACCTTGAAGGTGTCGCCTTCATCGGCGGTCACGGTCATCACGCCGCGCACATCACCCTTGGTCAGCATATGGCCGCTGAAGCTCCACTGCCCCGGCAGGGCATCAGCCTTGGGCTTGGCCTTTTGCCAGTCGGCCCAGGCCTTGTCTTCAAGCGGGAATCGCTTGGCCAGTTCCGGCACCATTTCCTTGAGGGCGAGGTCCAGCCAGTCACGATCGCGGGACTGGGCCTGGTACTCGAGGGACGGCCATTGGCCGAGGTGGAAGTTGACCAGGTGTTCCCACTCCTTGGCCGGGCGGCGCTGCAAGGCGACGCGGGCACCCGAGTGGCAGCGACCGCAGGTCTGACTCAGCTGGTCGTCGAACTTTTCAACCGTGTTCAGCCGACGCTCCATGGCGTAGCGCACACCCTCGGTCTCGCTCGGCGCCAGGCCTTGCTTGTCGGCCAGGTACTTGACCAGGGTGCGGCGGTCATCGTCGCTGATCTTGAGGCCGTGCATCACCTGCATGCGCGCGATGCTCATCAGCCAGCCCTCTGGGGTCTTGCGCTGGTGGCTGATGCGACTGTAGGAATCGTTGCCTTCGGGGATATGGCAACCCATGCACTTGGACTTGAGGAGGGCAGGACCCTCCTCCGCTGCATGGGCCTGGGCGAACATCAGGGACGCCATGGCCAGTGCCAGGGTGCCCGCGTGCTGCCGGAGTCGAGTCGTCTTCAAGGTCAGACCTCCACGGTGTTGTTCTTATGATTTGCACCCCACGGCGGAGCGGGTGCAGTTGTCACGGCAAATACATAATGTGTGCCATGCCAATGAAAGTCTTTTTATAACAACGATTTAGCCTTAAAAATCAGGCTTGGCGGGAATGCTGACGGTGGACCCCGGCGTCTAATTTCGCGACAGACTGTTCCACGCTGAGACTGCACCACGCAGCATCCAGTAAAGGTAGACACTGCGACTGTTCCAGGCCCGTCTCAGCGAGTCTCAAAGTGCAACAGCGAGGCTTTCGACGACGATCGAATAACACCATTAAATTCTTTTTAAATCATAGTCTTATGTTTTATTAACGGCCTTGGCATGGGGGTTGCGAAAGCCGGGTACAACTTCAATGAACAGAGGCTTTCCCCCCATGCTCGCTGACCTGCCCGTCCTTCCCCAGACCCAAGCCTTCCTCAATCGCAAGCTGAAGATGCTGATCGGTGCCCAATGGCAGGACGCCGCCAGCGGCAACACCATGAGTTTCCGCAATCCGGCCACCGGCGAAATCCTCGGTGAGGTGCCCTCCGCCACCGCCGAGGATGTGGACCGCGCCGTGCAGGCCGCGCGCCAGGCCTTCGATGATTCCGCCTGGAGCCGCATGCGTCCGCGCGAGCGGCAGAACCTGCTGTGGCGCCTGGCCGACCTGATGGAGCGCGATGCCCAGGAACTGGCCGAACTGGAATGCCTGAACAACGGCAAGAGCGCCGCCGTGGCCCAGGTCATGGACGTGCAGTTGGCCATCGACTTCCTCCGCTACATGGCCGGCTGGGCCACCAAGATCGAAGGCACCACGGTCGACCCGTCCCTGCCGCT
This window contains:
- a CDS encoding methyl-accepting chemotaxis protein, which produces MQQQYREVDQVATASNEMSATAQDVARSAAQAAEAARGADHATQEGLGVIGKTTSAIEQLASEMSAAMEEVQALANSSEQIGSVLEVIRAIAEQTNLLALNAAIEAARAGEAGRGFAVVADEVRNLAKRTQDSVEEIRQVIEGLQNGTREVVGSMHSSHRQAQGSVEQVEQAVTALQRIGEAVTVITDMNLQIASAAEEQSAVAEEINRNVAAIRDVTESLSGQAEESAQVSQALNRLANHQQGLMAQFRA
- a CDS encoding AraC family transcriptional regulator; amino-acid sequence: MTGTSAEKGTISVRLVHEALLELRQRGFDDSGLLHQAGIPAELLAKPYGRVSSQLYGALWLLIAQTMDDEFFGMNPRRMKSGSFAYMTRAAVKEPTVGAALELSLRLFELIFDGLSPHLECRGGLAEITLEEPEGQQCRAFSYFTLWLMIHGLMCWLAGRRIPILGVDLRCAVPDYIEDYRVMFSTNLRFSRQQSRLLFNADCLELPVRRSSRDLKRFLGGLPANILVRYRDPQSLAARIRAYLRSIKPERWPDVEALSSHFYMAPSTLRRKLSLEGQSYQGLKDQVRRDLAIARLDNGEGNFTELAFELGFADTSAFYKAFKKWTGSTPGQYRSLIHPDSS
- a CDS encoding AMP-binding protein, producing MNHQSYTRGRQDKDLLAMTIGAAFDATVAQFPEREALVVRHQGLRYSWKELAEAVDRHARALLALGLNSGDRLGIWAPNCAEWCITQFASAKIGAILVNINPAYRSSELEYALKQSGCRWVICADAFKTSDYHAMFLGLVPELAAAEPGSLNCERLPELRGVVSLAANPPSAFLPWAALQQKAGEVSDQTLAERQASLQFDDPINIQYTSGTTGFPKGATLSHYNILNNGYMVGESLGLTEQDRLVIPVPLYHCFGMVMGNLGCVTHGSTMIYPGDAFDPLTTLRAVAEEKATALYGVPTMFIAELDHPQRDEFDLSSLRTGIMAGATCPIEVMRRVINEMHMSEVQIAYGMTETSPVSLQTGPDDELELRVTTVGRTQPHLESKIVDAEGRIVPRGTIGELCTRGYSVMLGYWNNPQATTDSIDPGRWMHTGDLASMDENGYVCIVGRSKDMIIRGGENVYPRELEEFFFTHPSVADVQVIGIPCSKYGEEIVAWIKFHPGHTATEDELRAWAKERIAHFKVPRFFRFVDAFPMTVTGKIQKFRMREISIEELTPTKDGKVTAIR
- the peaD gene encoding quinohemoprotein amine dehydrogenase subunit beta, producing the protein MKLKAIASLATAVAGLALGTSAWAADEAGPALKSGHEYMIATNYPNNLHVVDLASDSLYKTCRLPDAFGPGTAMMAPDKKTAFILNNHFGDLYGIDLDSCKTVFHAKLSRNPGEKVRSMFSFALSPDGKELYTTVNPTQMMSDHYVVKQPRLEVFRTSDGLDAKPVRSFPMPRQVYLMRAADDGSLFVAGPDIYKMDVKTGKYEVAVPGRNWQRPLYSAPDVLYFWPHQTPLHEFSMLYTTAKFKDEKQDLATADFIYGFVSIDLKTGKATVQDFAPLTELYFTGLRSPKDPNQMFGVLNRLAKYDIKEQKLIKAANLDHSYYCVAFNTKGTRLYLAGTFNDIAVFDPDSLEKIKNIKLPGGDMAITTTQVFVR
- the qhpC gene encoding quinohemoprotein amine dehydrogenase subunit gamma, coding for MKHLKPLNNKAQMLEKAAAEDRIEEVMAMSAVAGCTATTDPGWEVDAFGGVASLCQPMEADLYGCSDPCWWPAQVPDMMSTYQDWNAQATNSQEDWRNLGTVFPKDK
- the peaB gene encoding quinohemoprotein amine dehydrogenase maturation protein is translated as MGAILNLVERNLHEVRVDADRMLFHIPSSSLFAADEITGGIIDALRQQSCSSEDLVQRLAGRFAGQDIDETLRELIALEVVSDGSPLTPEIGISKVERTALNTVVLNVNTGCNLSCTYCYKEDLDKPSAGKKMGAETAEASVEMLLKESPDEERYSVVFFGGEPLSNRPLIEHMVDYCERRFAEAGKQVEFIMTTNATLLTEEIIDYLNKHRFGLSVSIDGPKTVHDRNRITVGGQGTYDVVRRKVDLLLSRYRSRPVGARVTLTRGITDVETIWNHLFNELGFAEVGFAPVTSGDMANYNLTSEELVEVFANMKALGRRYLEAALEHRNIGFSNLHQLITDIHEGHKKALPCGAGLKMLAVDHKGELNLCHRFTGSSLPTFGNVHSGVKQVELNDFLSQRLDRSGTGCDTCRIRNLCSGGCYHESYARYGDPTHPTYHYCELMRDWVDFGIEVYSRIMAVNPAFLSSYISPRKAH
- the peaA gene encoding quinohemoprotein amine dehydrogenase subunit alpha, which codes for MKTTRLRQHAGTLALAMASLMFAQAHAAEEGPALLKSKCMGCHIPEGNDSYSRISHQRKTPEGWLMSIARMQVMHGLKISDDDRRTLVKYLADKQGLAPSETEGVRYAMERRLNTVEKFDDQLSQTCGRCHSGARVALQRRPAKEWEHLVNFHLGQWPSLEYQAQSRDRDWLDLALKEMVPELAKRFPLEDKAWADWQKAKPKADALPGQWSFSGHMLTKGDVRGVMTVTADEGDTFKVEVKGQYADGTPFNGSGSAILYNGYEWRGNVKVGETNLRQVFAALNGEMKGRMFEAEHDERGLDFSAAKEGSAKLLAVQPAFIKAGSEAELTLVGSGLSGTPDLGAGVEVVKVLEVTPKQLRVKVKAAADAAPGVRSVALGKLNGVELAVYKDIAEVKVVPEFSIARVGENGGSTPKVQGRFEAEAWGKGADGKPYRIGYLPAKWSVEPFDERAKEDEDVKFAGVMQKDGVFIPGGAGPNPERKMMTNNAGNLKVIAELEEGGQKGEGHLIVTVQRWNNPPLP